TACTGGTAGCTACGACTGTAATCGAAGTCGGTATAGATATTCCTAATGCATCGGTTATGATAATCGAAGAAGCGCAGAGGTTCGGATTATCGCAATTGCATCAATTGAGAGGAAGAGTAGGCAGAGGCGGGGAGCAATCTTATTGCATTCTGATTGCCCGTACAGAAAACAACAGTGATAACGAAGATTATATTAAGCGATTAAAAATAATGGAAGAGACAACGGACGGATTTAAAATCGCCGAAGCTGATATGGAAATCCGCGGACCTGGAGAGTTTTTCGGAATAAGACAGTCAGGGGTTTTAAACTTCTCATCTATGGATTTAAACAAAGATAAAGATATAGTCGTAAAAGCAAAGGACATTGCATTCAAAATTATAGAAGAAGACCCGCAGCTAAGAAAACCGGAACATGAAGTGATAAGAAATGCATTTGTAAACAACTACGAAGACGCTATTTATTTAATGAGTGTAGCATAATCAATTAACAATCCGCCATGGCGGAATAACAATTAGCGGTAGTAATGCGCAACTCATAATTCATAACTCATAACTCATAATTCATAATTCATAATTCATAACTAAAATGAAGAATTATCTTAAGGACGCTATTCCTACTCTCCCCTGCAAAAATATAAAAGATACAATTGAATATTATGAAAGCAAGTTGGGATTTGAAAAAAGCTGGTCACACGAAGATTTATACGGAGCAACATTCAATGGAAATGTGGAGATTCATTTACTCAAAAGAGACAAAGAATGGACTTCATCATATATTTATTTACCCGCTTCAAACGTTGATGAGTTATATGAGTTTTTGAAAGAGAATAATGTTGAAGTAATCACACCTCCGGTTGACAGATTTTACGGATTAAGAGAGTGCATTATAAAAGATCTTAATGGTCACTATTTAACTTTCTCCCATGAAATTATAGGCAGAGAGCCGAATGTTCCTAAAGAAAATTAGTTCTATAAACCTAACTCAATAATCATGAAAGATTATCTTAAAGGCGCAGCGCCTGCAATGCCCTGCAAAGACGTTACCGCTACAATTGAATTTTACAAAGAGAAATTAGGATTTGACAAAACATGGATACATCAGGATTTTTACGGTGGAGCATACAACGGCTCAGTTGAATTCCACTTCTTCAAAGCCCAGGGAGAATTTACTCCTTCCTACGTTTATACATTTGCAGATAACGTAGATGAGATATATGAATTCCTTAAAGGCAACGGCGTAGATATTCCAAATCCTCCTGCTGACCAGCCTTACAATATGCGTGACTTTATGGCAAAAGATAACAACGGCAACATGATTTCATTCGGGCAGGAGATTAAGAAGTAGTTTAAAGCAAAAGGCGCAGTCACCTGCGCCTTTCTTTTTTATTATTGGATTTTATATCTTCATTTCTCAATACTCAATACACACTACTCTATACTATCAATTACTTCTTTTCCATATTATCCAATACATCCATTACTTCTTTCACTGACTTCGCAGAGTCATGAAGTAATTTCATTTCAGCATCGTTCAGTTTCAGTTCAATGATTTTCTCAATACCGTTTGAACCAAGAATTGTAGGTACGCCTAAATAAATATCTTTCAATCCGTACTCGCCTGTTAACCATGCGCAAACAGGGAAAACTCTTCTTTGATTTCTAACGATTGCTTCAGCCATCTGTGCTGCTGCAGCACCGGGAGCATACCATGCAGATGTGCCGAGTAATTTTACTATTTCGCCGCCGCCGACCTTTGTTCTTTCAAGAATAGCATTAAGTTTATCTTCAGCAATAAGTTCTGTTACAGGAATACCGCTTACAGTTGTATATCTTGGAAGAGGAACCATTGTATCGCCGTGTCCTCCCATTAACATACCTTGTATGTCTTTAGGATTAACATTCAGTTCAGTTGCTAAGAAAGCTTTGTATCTTGCTGTATCTAAAATTCCTGCCATACCAAAAACTTTTGTTGATGGTAAGTTTGCATTTAAGTATGTGCAGTATGTCATTACGTCCAAAGGATTTGCAACAACTATAATCGATGTGTTCGGTGAATATTTTACAACGTTCTGTGTAACTGATTTTACTATATTAGCATTGGTAGCAATCAAATCATCTCTGCTCATTCCGGGTTTACGCGGAAGTCCTGATGTAATAACAACTACATCTGAGTTTGCAGTTCTTTCATAATCGTTGGTTACGCCTGTAATTCTTGTATCGTAATTATTTACAGGAGCAGTCTGCCACATATCTAATGCCTTGCCCTCGGCAAAATTTTCTTTAATATCGAGAAGGATAACTTCGTTGCATAGCTCTCTGTGAGCGATAACATCTGCGCATGTTGCGCCAACGTTTCCGGCGCCGATAACAGAAATTTTCATACTATATATAGGTTAAATTATTTGATTAATGTGATTGGTATAAAGCAAAAAAGGTTACTCTGCAAGACAGAATAACCTTTTGTAAAAATATAATCTTAGTAATAAATATTACTTTGCAGCTTCTGCCGGAATAACGTGAATGGTTTTCTTGCCTTTCTTGTCTGTGAATTTAACAAGACCGTCTTTCATAGCAAAAATTGTATAATCTCTGCCTAAGCCTGTGTTAAGTCCGGGAAGGAATTTTGTTCCTCTTTGTCTTATTAATATATTACCTGCAACGACTACTTCGCTGCCAAACTTTTTTACGCCTAATCTCTGGGCGTTTGAGTCTCTACCGTTCTTAGAACTTCCGAGTCCTTTTTTGTGAGCCATTACTTATTCTCCTGTAAAAAATTAGATTAAAAATTCAGCTTTATATTAAGCTATTTTGTCGATCGAAATCTGTGTGTACTGCTGTCTGTGTCCTCTTAAAACTTTGTAACCTTTTCTTCTTTTCTTTTTGAAGACGATTACTTTTTCATCTTTAACGTGAGCAAGAACTGTAGCTTCAACTGATTTGTTAAGCTTCGGTGCTCCGATATCAAATGTGCTGTCATCTGCTGAGAACATTATTACGTTATCAAGCGTTACTTTTGCGCCGATTTCATCATTGAAACGCGGGACATACAATTTTTGCCCTTCAGAAACTCTGTACTGGCTGCCTTTAATATTTACTATTGCGAACATAATTAATGATTTTATGAGAATTGTAAAGATAGCAATTTTAGAGGATAAATAAAAGAGATTTTTCAATTCTGAATTCAGAATTACGAATGATGAATTTAAAAAGTCGTATTATTGTCGCATTCTGCAATTTCGGTTCATTTTTGAACAATTTTATCTTCCTCTCGTTTGAGGCGGAACTTGTCCCGCCAAAGGAGGGAGCTTCGCAACGTAAAAAGTCGCATTATTGTCGCATTCTGCAATTTTAGCCTATTTACGTATAATCAGCTTTAAGTAAATTTTTTGAAATGACGGATTTTTGACGGATTTTCCCAATTTCAGATTTTATATGTAAGATTTCAGATTTGTAAAAGTCTATAATCCCCTCTTTGTGATGCTTTAGCTTCGCTACGTAAAGTTACATTATTGTTGCATTTTTTGTTTTTAACAGGATTTCTGAGCGAAGCTCAGTCCTGTCTTTAGCGGGATTGACGGATTCTTTGATTCCAGTCTATTTTTATCATTTCATTAATACTCATGGATTTTCTAAAAGTAACATTATTGTCACATTTTTATTTTAAAAATCAAAAGACCTGATTCCGCATAAGCGTTACCAGGTCTGCTTTATAAATATACTAAATTATTATTTTATTTAAAAATTTCTCCCACCTATTAGCAGGCAGAATCCCCCGCGGCGGATTATTTATTCTTATATATAGTGAGCAATTGCTTGACAATCCTCGGCGATGTTTTTCCGTCCCAGAATTTTGGAATTCCGCCCTTCTTCCATTTACCGGAAAACAGCTTTTGAAAATAAGGTTTGAATTTATACGTATCAATTCCTGCAAGAATGTTCGTGCCTTCAGTTACTGTTTCGGGACGTTCTGTATTTTTTCTCAGAGTAACGCAGGGGATTTTCATAACTGTTGTCTCTTCCTGTATTCCGCCTGAATCTGTTATCACTGCAAAAGAATTTTTCACAAGATAAATAAACTCTAGATAGCTGAGCGGATCGGTAATAATAAACTTATCAGATAACTTTATCTGCTTAAGATTTTTCTGTGTTCTCGGATGAACAGGGAAAACTATCTTGTAGTCTTTGGAAGTTTCTTCAAGAGTCTTCAAAAGCATCTTTAAATTATCTGCATCGTCAACATTAGAAGGTCTGTGCAAAGTCACGACTAAATATTTCTTTGGCTTTAATTTATACTCGTCAAAAAAAACAGGCTTCTTTAATTTGCTTAAATTTGCTTTAAGAGTATCTATCATCGTATTGCCGACAAAGAATAATTTCTTATCGCTGTGTCCTTCTTTTCTTAAATTTTTATTGGCAAGCTCAGATGTTGTAAAAAAATAATCTGCAATTGAATCCGTTACCAGTCTGTTTATTTCTTCAGGCATTTCCATATCACGTGAGCGTATTCCGCCTTCTACGTGAGCAACATCTATATTTAATTTTTTTGCGGAGATACTGCATGCCATTGTGGAATTTACATCACCAACAACCAGCACTATATCAGGTCTGTTTGCCATCAGTTCTTTTTCAAACTTCACCATAATATTCGCCGTCTGCTCTGCGTGGGAGCCGGACCCGACTCCTAAATTAACGTCGGGCTCGGGAATATTAAGCTGTTTAAAAAAACTGTGTGATAGTTTCTCGTCGTAATGCTGTCCTGTATGAACTAAACGGAATGTAATTTTTTTGCCAAGCTTTTGAATTCTTTTAATCTCGTGAATAATCGGAGCTATCTTCATGAAGTTCGGGCGGGCTCCTGCTACTAAAGTTACTTTCAAATTTTAATTAGTAATAAGTTAGAAAATTATAAGTGTGTACCTTATCCGGGAATTTAATTTTAATACAATGTTAAAATCTTCAGTTGATTAATAATCAAATCTGAAGGTTGCAAAGAAATAATTATTGCTGTACTTCTTAGTCTGAAAAATATTATCTATATCGTTGTAAACATATTTG
The genomic region above belongs to Bacteroidota bacterium and contains:
- the rplU gene encoding 50S ribosomal protein L21, with the translated sequence MFAIVNIKGSQYRVSEGQKLYVPRFNDEIGAKVTLDNVIMFSADDSTFDIGAPKLNKSVEATVLAHVKDEKVIVFKKKRRKGYKVLRGHRQQYTQISIDKIA
- the mdh gene encoding malate dehydrogenase is translated as MKISVIGAGNVGATCADVIAHRELCNEVILLDIKENFAEGKALDMWQTAPVNNYDTRITGVTNDYERTANSDVVVITSGLPRKPGMSRDDLIATNANIVKSVTQNVVKYSPNTSIIVVANPLDVMTYCTYLNANLPSTKVFGMAGILDTARYKAFLATELNVNPKDIQGMLMGGHGDTMVPLPRYTTVSGIPVTELIAEDKLNAILERTKVGGGEIVKLLGTSAWYAPGAAAAQMAEAIVRNQRRVFPVCAWLTGEYGLKDIYLGVPTILGSNGIEKIIELKLNDAEMKLLHDSAKSVKEVMDVLDNMEKK
- the rpmA gene encoding 50S ribosomal protein L27, which translates into the protein MAHKKGLGSSKNGRDSNAQRLGVKKFGSEVVVAGNILIRQRGTKFLPGLNTGLGRDYTIFAMKDGLVKFTDKKGKKTIHVIPAEAAK
- a CDS encoding VOC family protein; its protein translation is MKDYLKGAAPAMPCKDVTATIEFYKEKLGFDKTWIHQDFYGGAYNGSVEFHFFKAQGEFTPSYVYTFADNVDEIYEFLKGNGVDIPNPPADQPYNMRDFMAKDNNGNMISFGQEIKK
- the wecB gene encoding UDP-N-acetylglucosamine 2-epimerase (non-hydrolyzing), whose amino-acid sequence is MKVTLVAGARPNFMKIAPIIHEIKRIQKLGKKITFRLVHTGQHYDEKLSHSFFKQLNIPEPDVNLGVGSGSHAEQTANIMVKFEKELMANRPDIVLVVGDVNSTMACSISAKKLNIDVAHVEGGIRSRDMEMPEEINRLVTDSIADYFFTTSELANKNLRKEGHSDKKLFFVGNTMIDTLKANLSKLKKPVFFDEYKLKPKKYLVVTLHRPSNVDDADNLKMLLKTLEETSKDYKIVFPVHPRTQKNLKQIKLSDKFIITDPLSYLEFIYLVKNSFAVITDSGGIQEETTVMKIPCVTLRKNTERPETVTEGTNILAGIDTYKFKPYFQKLFSGKWKKGGIPKFWDGKTSPRIVKQLLTIYKNK